From the genome of Flavobacterium ovatum, one region includes:
- the fsa gene encoding fructose-6-phosphate aldolase: MKFFIDTANLAEIAEAQALGVLDGVTTNPSLMAKEGITGADNILKHYVAICNIVDGDVSAEVIATDYEGMIQQGEELAALHPQIVVKLPMIAAGVKACKYFSDKGVRTNVTLVFSVGQALLAAKAGATYVSPFLGRLDDICTDGMGLIAEIRHVYDNYDFGTQILSASVRNTMHVINCAKVGSDVMTGPLSSITGLLKHPLTDSGLAQFLADYQKGN; encoded by the coding sequence ATGAAATTTTTTATAGATACAGCAAATTTAGCCGAAATAGCAGAAGCACAAGCCTTAGGAGTTTTAGACGGAGTTACAACAAACCCATCATTAATGGCGAAAGAAGGTATTACTGGTGCCGACAATATTTTGAAACACTATGTAGCTATTTGCAACATTGTAGATGGAGATGTTTCTGCCGAAGTTATTGCAACAGATTATGAAGGAATGATTCAACAAGGAGAAGAATTGGCTGCCTTACACCCACAAATCGTGGTAAAATTACCAATGATCGCTGCAGGTGTAAAAGCATGTAAATATTTTTCAGATAAAGGAGTTAGAACGAATGTAACTCTTGTGTTTTCAGTAGGTCAAGCGTTATTAGCAGCTAAAGCTGGTGCTACTTATGTTTCACCATTTTTAGGAAGACTAGATGATATTTGTACGGATGGAATGGGCTTAATCGCCGAAATTAGACACGTATATGACAATTACGATTTTGGAACGCAAATTCTTTCTGCTTCTGTTCGTAACACCATGCATGTTATCAATTGTGCCAAAGTTGGTTCAGATGTTATGACAGGTCCTTTGTCTTCAATCACGGGATTGTTAAAACACCCATTGACAGATAGCGGATTAGCACAATTTTTAGCCGATTACCAAAAAGGAAACTAA
- a CDS encoding transketolase, with translation MEISQLQDNVSQTRRDILRMVHKVNSGHPGASLGCTEFLVALYNELMELKPEFEMIGQDEDLFFLSNGHISPVFYSVLARRGYFPVSELSTFRLLNSRLQGHPTTHDGLPGVRIASGSLGQGMSVGIGAAQAKKLNKDTNLVYTLHGDGELQEGQNWEAIMYASAKKVDNLIATIDFNGQQIDGSTDTVLCMGSLKDKFLAFDWDVIEIKEGNNIEAVIAGMKEAKSRTGKGKPVCVLLHTMMGNGVDFMMHTHAWHGKAPSDEQLANALGQNPETLGDY, from the coding sequence ATGGAAATTTCACAATTGCAAGATAATGTATCTCAAACTAGAAGAGATATTTTAAGAATGGTACACAAGGTAAACTCGGGTCATCCCGGGGCTTCTTTGGGTTGTACGGAGTTTTTAGTAGCATTATATAATGAACTAATGGAATTGAAACCAGAATTTGAAATGATAGGTCAGGATGAAGACTTATTCTTTCTTTCTAATGGTCATATCTCGCCAGTTTTTTATAGTGTTCTAGCCCGACGTGGTTATTTTCCTGTTTCCGAATTAAGTACTTTTAGATTACTAAATTCAAGATTACAAGGACACCCAACAACTCATGATGGTTTACCAGGCGTACGTATTGCTTCAGGATCTTTAGGTCAAGGAATGTCTGTGGGGATTGGCGCAGCACAAGCAAAAAAACTAAATAAAGACACTAATTTAGTCTATACACTTCACGGTGACGGAGAATTGCAAGAAGGCCAAAACTGGGAAGCAATCATGTATGCTTCTGCCAAAAAAGTGGATAATCTTATTGCTACGATCGACTTTAATGGTCAACAAATAGATGGTTCTACAGACACTGTTTTGTGCATGGGAAGTTTGAAAGATAAATTTCTAGCTTTTGATTGGGATGTGATCGAAATCAAAGAAGGAAATAATATCGAAGCGGTAATCGCTGGGATGAAAGAAGCCAAATCAAGAACAGGAAAAGGGAAACCAGTTTGTGTTTTGTTGCATACAATGATGGGGAATGGTGTTGATTTTATGATGCATACACATGCATGGCACGGAAAAGCACCTAGTGATGAGCAATTAGCAAACGCATTAGGACAAAATCCTGAAACATTAGGTGATTATTAG
- a CDS encoding transketolase C-terminal domain-containing protein: protein MKKYTFTEQKDTRSGFGAGLAELGRTNPNVVALCADLIGSLKMEKFIEENPERFFQIGIAEANMICIAAGLSIGGKIPFTGTFANFSTGRVYDQIRQSVAYSDKNVKICASHAGLTLGEDGATHQILEDIGMMKMLPGMTVINTCDYNQTEAATIAIAEHHGPVYLRFGRPVVPIFMPKYTDVANENKFVIGKAIQLTEGTDVTIVATGHLVWEALQASEQLEAMGISAEVINIHTIKPLDDEAILKSVAKTGCIVTCEEHNYLGGLGESVAGLLSLNTPTPQEYVATKDTFGESGTPAQLMAKYGLNSEAIVKAVQKVMSRK, encoded by the coding sequence ATGAAAAAATATACATTTACCGAACAAAAAGATACGCGCTCTGGTTTTGGAGCAGGTCTTGCCGAATTAGGAAGAACAAATCCTAATGTTGTTGCACTTTGTGCGGATCTTATTGGTTCGCTTAAAATGGAAAAATTTATTGAAGAAAACCCAGAACGTTTTTTTCAAATTGGTATTGCCGAAGCAAATATGATTTGTATTGCTGCAGGACTTTCTATTGGTGGTAAAATTCCGTTTACAGGAACATTCGCCAACTTTTCAACAGGAAGAGTCTACGATCAAATTCGTCAATCTGTTGCGTATTCTGATAAAAATGTAAAAATTTGTGCTTCTCACGCAGGATTAACTTTGGGTGAAGATGGAGCAACGCATCAGATATTAGAAGATATCGGAATGATGAAAATGTTACCAGGTATGACCGTTATTAATACCTGTGATTACAACCAAACAGAAGCAGCCACTATCGCAATTGCTGAACACCACGGCCCAGTATACTTACGTTTTGGACGTCCAGTGGTACCAATATTTATGCCTAAATATACCGATGTTGCAAACGAAAATAAATTTGTAATTGGAAAAGCTATTCAATTAACTGAAGGTACCGATGTAACTATTGTTGCAACAGGTCATTTGGTTTGGGAAGCTTTACAAGCATCTGAGCAATTGGAAGCTATGGGAATTAGTGCTGAAGTAATTAACATTCACACCATTAAGCCTTTAGACGACGAAGCGATTTTAAAATCGGTTGCCAAAACAGGTTGTATTGTTACTTGTGAAGAACACAATTATTTAGGAGGTTTAGGTGAAAGTGTCGCGGGATTATTATCCTTAAATACACCTACACCACAAGAGTATGTTGCTACCAAAGATACTTTTGGCGAAAGCGGAACTCCAGCACAATTGATGGCAAAATATGGTTTGAATAGTGAAGCTATTGTAAAAGCTGTTCAAAAAGTAATGAGCCGTAAATAA
- a CDS encoding Gfo/Idh/MocA family oxidoreductase, translated as MSENKIKWGIIGLGNIAEQFARDLALIPNAQLYAVASRSLEKATKFEAKFSATKSYGDYDSLINDDQVDIIYIATPHDSHANLSIQALNAKKHVLCEKPIAINHAQASQMIAASRENNRFFMEAFWTRFNPSFIAILSKVRAGELGKIQYINADFGFIMNNGQNRLEDVNLGGGSLLDMGVYPLFLSYMILGKPENIAASSLFYEGGADKQTTMLLNYPTAQAVLHSSFIARTNMHATISGEKGRIVIDPLWHEAQSYSLFQDEVETKFDLPTKGKGFTYEIEECHKCIASNKIESAVWSHQNSLDLITIADQVRKEAGILYPVDKI; from the coding sequence ATGAGCGAAAATAAAATCAAATGGGGAATTATAGGATTAGGAAATATTGCCGAGCAATTTGCCCGAGATTTAGCTTTGATTCCAAATGCTCAATTGTACGCTGTAGCTTCTCGATCACTAGAAAAAGCAACTAAATTTGAGGCGAAATTTAGTGCTACAAAAAGCTACGGAGATTACGATTCGCTTATTAATGATGATCAAGTTGATATAATTTACATTGCAACGCCGCATGATTCGCATGCAAATTTGAGCATACAGGCATTGAATGCTAAAAAGCATGTGCTTTGCGAAAAACCAATTGCGATCAATCATGCACAAGCTTCGCAAATGATTGCAGCTTCCAGAGAAAATAATCGTTTTTTCATGGAAGCTTTTTGGACCCGATTCAACCCTTCTTTTATAGCTATTTTATCAAAAGTAAGAGCGGGCGAATTAGGGAAAATACAATACATAAATGCCGATTTTGGCTTTATAATGAATAATGGTCAAAACCGCCTAGAAGATGTTAATCTGGGCGGTGGATCATTATTAGACATGGGCGTTTATCCCTTGTTTTTATCCTATATGATTTTGGGAAAACCCGAAAACATTGCGGCATCTTCACTCTTTTATGAAGGCGGAGCCGACAAACAAACCACCATGCTTTTGAATTATCCAACAGCGCAAGCGGTTTTACATAGTAGTTTTATTGCTAGAACCAACATGCACGCTACGATAAGTGGGGAAAAAGGGCGTATTGTAATCGATCCTTTATGGCACGAAGCCCAAAGTTATTCACTGTTTCAAGATGAGGTAGAAACGAAGTTTGATTTGCCTACAAAAGGAAAAGGATTTACTTATGAAATCGAAGAATGCCATAAATGCATCGCTTCAAATAAAATAGAAAGTGCGGTTTGGTCGCATCAAAATAGTTTAGACCTAATTACAATTGCAGACCAAGTACGTAAAGAAGCGGGTATCCTCTATCCGGTAGATAAAATATAA
- a CDS encoding two-component regulator propeller domain-containing protein, with translation MKIIKTIKFCKLMLTVVLISLISTAAFSQKMYEGYQFININEGISKRGVSCITQDQYGYIWIGTFGAGLYKYDGISYTVFENDWQKESSIISNIIYCTYVDANNKLWIGTDQGICFYNRELNKFESIDLEVKHVKGSIDDTPVKSIIQDNFGNLIIGTFGRGVFKFNLKTTKVAFLKSEVATYTNYQVNCLTKSKDGTIYLGTSFGLKSLQTGATVVKNVRDSAGKNLVNQYIESIVLDRKENIWLGTFYDGLVKVTKEAAGFSQKSFPITKKRVMALLQAEGNSILCATENDGLLLVDGQGTILKKYINNKGENNSLKSNSVWSLFADKENRVWLGYYNQGVDVFDKLYSKFNAIGSTIYNKENSLQAKSVTGIAKDKAGKLWISLEGGGVDYYDPITSINKHINSKNASFLSGLKSDDIQTVFIDSKENVWLGSWDEGIYFLKKGASSFVNFNTNNSNGITSNRMLSFSEDSNGIIWIGTYLRGLHYYVPAENKFYHCDSAPFTTVGLTNGDVRKVLVDSNNRIWVGSTLGLFLVTHDKNFKFTVEALKNQMMKDKKMQKNQSVLSLYESRNKQIWIGTDGAGLFSYTPKGNTFDYYYNFEGLVEKSVAAIIEDQQGAIWISGKAGITKVDLKNKSAINFTKDDGLLDNDFNNNSVLKDKNGDLYFGSYEGINYFNPKQILKSTKQPLLYFSDLKLFNKSVSPSDADSPLTKVISETDHLVLTHDQSVFTVEYVGLNYSHPGKNEYAYYLEGFEKEWNYVGGKRAATYTNLPPGDYIFNVKAAKRGGVWSVKPLQLHIEVLPPFWRTNFAYFLYVLAFILVSIYMKKYLQRRFEEKQAIQFERDKTVQIEKLNAKKLQFFTNISHEFRTPLTLIINPLEDILKNKSFGLPAEVLNKLFVIHKSSDRLSRLINELMDFNKLQFNKMALHVQQVEVVSFTKNIVSYFEEEAASRSIDLQFESTVDSLQDWLDPKMFEKIIFNIISNAFKVTADNGKIKVSVNASQKMMFLPLASGLGKVETFEIAIEDTGAGLNKKEIKRIFDRFYQVNNLNKTYYGSTGIGLEVVRGFVELHKGKIEVDSTLGVGTTFTVVFPLGNEYFTEAEILDEEHQVVLRESIKKSVVDENEEISTEEIATEITHTILIVEDNTELRNYLKDELKKSYKVLVAENGQKGVELAKQKLPDLILTDVIMPVMNGLELCKAVKADLKTSHIPLLMLSAKALVQDKLEGIDSGADMYMSKPFDMDVLKSSLGQLINSRQIMFDKFYKGITKNAKEKTTTLDNDFIQKTLNFIHENINESDLSVEVLASKVFLSRSQLYRKIKTLTGVSVNEFIRNVRLEKAKELIQLGDSNINEVSYQVGFTSASYFTKCYKAKFGHLPTQLDKNKPDLE, from the coding sequence TTGAAAATAATAAAAACGATAAAATTCTGTAAATTAATGCTTACGGTAGTGCTGATAAGCTTAATTTCTACTGCTGCATTTTCTCAAAAAATGTATGAGGGTTATCAGTTTATAAACATCAACGAGGGAATTTCGAAAAGAGGTGTTTCTTGCATTACTCAGGACCAATATGGTTATATTTGGATTGGTACTTTTGGTGCTGGTTTGTACAAATATGACGGAATAAGTTATACCGTTTTTGAGAACGACTGGCAAAAAGAAAGTTCGATTATAAGTAATATTATCTATTGTACTTACGTCGATGCAAACAATAAATTATGGATAGGTACCGATCAAGGAATCTGTTTTTACAATCGAGAACTTAATAAATTTGAAAGTATTGATCTAGAAGTAAAGCATGTAAAAGGATCGATAGATGATACTCCTGTAAAAAGTATTATCCAAGATAATTTTGGGAACTTGATTATAGGTACGTTCGGGAGAGGAGTTTTTAAATTCAATTTAAAGACAACAAAAGTTGCTTTTTTAAAGTCAGAAGTGGCTACTTATACAAATTATCAAGTCAATTGTTTGACTAAGAGTAAAGATGGTACCATATATCTCGGAACTAGTTTTGGTTTAAAATCATTGCAAACAGGGGCAACAGTTGTAAAAAACGTACGAGATTCGGCCGGAAAAAATCTTGTCAATCAATATATCGAATCGATTGTTCTTGATCGAAAGGAAAATATTTGGTTGGGAACATTTTATGATGGATTGGTGAAAGTAACCAAAGAGGCAGCTGGGTTTTCTCAAAAATCATTCCCAATAACCAAGAAAAGAGTCATGGCATTGCTACAAGCAGAAGGCAATTCCATATTATGCGCTACAGAAAATGACGGCTTACTTCTAGTTGATGGGCAAGGTACGATTCTTAAAAAGTACATCAATAATAAAGGGGAAAATAATAGTTTAAAATCAAATTCGGTTTGGTCTTTGTTTGCCGATAAAGAAAATAGAGTTTGGTTGGGTTACTACAATCAAGGAGTTGATGTTTTTGATAAATTATACAGTAAGTTTAATGCAATTGGTAGTACTATTTACAATAAAGAAAATTCTCTTCAAGCGAAGTCTGTAACAGGAATTGCAAAGGATAAAGCGGGTAAATTATGGATCAGTCTTGAAGGTGGTGGCGTTGATTATTATGATCCAATTACGAGCATCAACAAACATATCAATAGTAAAAATGCTTCGTTTTTATCGGGTTTAAAAAGTGATGATATCCAAACCGTATTTATTGATAGCAAGGAAAATGTTTGGTTAGGAAGCTGGGATGAGGGGATTTATTTCTTGAAAAAAGGCGCTTCTAGTTTTGTTAATTTTAACACAAATAATTCCAACGGCATAACGTCAAACAGAATGCTCAGCTTCTCTGAAGATTCCAATGGAATTATTTGGATTGGTACGTATCTCAGAGGTCTGCATTATTATGTTCCGGCTGAGAATAAATTTTATCATTGTGATTCAGCACCATTTACAACAGTCGGCTTGACTAATGGTGATGTTAGAAAAGTATTGGTAGATTCGAATAACAGAATTTGGGTAGGTTCCACTTTGGGATTGTTTCTTGTTACCCATGACAAGAATTTTAAGTTTACGGTTGAAGCCTTGAAAAACCAAATGATGAAGGACAAAAAAATGCAAAAAAACCAATCGGTTTTATCTTTGTATGAGTCCCGAAATAAACAGATTTGGATAGGAACGGATGGAGCAGGTCTTTTTAGCTACACACCAAAGGGTAATACGTTTGACTATTACTATAATTTTGAAGGATTGGTCGAAAAGTCAGTTGCGGCAATCATTGAAGATCAACAAGGTGCAATATGGATCAGCGGAAAAGCGGGAATCACCAAAGTAGATTTAAAGAATAAAAGTGCTATAAATTTCACCAAGGATGATGGTCTTTTAGATAACGATTTCAATAATAATTCGGTTTTAAAAGATAAAAATGGTGATTTGTACTTTGGTAGCTACGAAGGAATCAATTATTTCAACCCTAAGCAAATATTAAAAAGTACCAAGCAACCCTTGTTATACTTTAGTGATTTAAAACTGTTCAATAAATCAGTAAGTCCCAGTGATGCAGATTCACCACTTACAAAGGTGATTTCAGAGACTGACCACTTAGTTTTAACTCATGATCAATCGGTTTTTACTGTCGAATATGTGGGCTTAAATTATTCACATCCTGGTAAAAATGAATATGCCTATTATCTAGAAGGTTTTGAGAAAGAATGGAATTATGTAGGCGGAAAAAGAGCTGCTACCTATACTAACTTACCTCCAGGGGATTATATTTTTAATGTAAAAGCAGCCAAAAGAGGCGGAGTGTGGAGTGTAAAGCCGTTGCAACTACATATTGAGGTATTGCCACCATTCTGGCGCACAAATTTCGCTTATTTTTTATATGTATTGGCTTTTATCTTGGTGTCTATTTACATGAAGAAATATTTACAAAGACGATTTGAAGAAAAGCAAGCCATTCAATTTGAAAGAGACAAAACCGTCCAGATCGAAAAACTAAATGCTAAGAAATTACAGTTCTTTACCAATATTTCGCATGAGTTTAGAACGCCTTTGACTTTAATTATAAATCCATTAGAAGATATTCTGAAAAATAAAAGCTTTGGTCTGCCTGCTGAAGTGCTTAATAAATTGTTTGTCATTCATAAAAGTTCAGATCGATTGTCGCGATTGATTAATGAGTTAATGGACTTTAATAAGCTACAATTTAATAAAATGGCCTTGCATGTGCAGCAAGTAGAGGTAGTGAGTTTTACCAAAAATATTGTGAGTTATTTTGAAGAAGAAGCCGCTAGTCGATCAATTGATTTACAATTTGAGTCCACTGTTGATTCGCTTCAAGACTGGTTAGATCCTAAGATGTTTGAAAAAATTATTTTTAATATTATTTCGAATGCCTTCAAGGTAACTGCTGACAATGGAAAGATTAAGGTAAGCGTCAATGCTTCGCAAAAAATGATGTTTTTACCACTAGCGAGTGGTTTAGGGAAGGTCGAAACATTTGAAATAGCCATTGAAGATACAGGTGCGGGATTGAACAAGAAAGAAATCAAACGCATTTTTGATCGTTTTTACCAGGTCAACAATCTGAATAAAACCTATTACGGAAGCACAGGAATCGGACTTGAAGTAGTACGTGGTTTTGTAGAATTGCACAAAGGTAAGATTGAAGTCGACAGTACATTAGGAGTAGGAACCACATTTACGGTGGTGTTTCCATTAGGGAATGAATATTTTACCGAAGCCGAAATTTTAGACGAGGAACATCAAGTGGTATTGAGAGAATCTATAAAAAAATCAGTTGTTGATGAGAACGAGGAAATCAGTACAGAAGAAATTGCAACTGAAATTACGCATACCATCTTAATCGTAGAAGACAACACCGAGTTAAGAAATTATCTTAAGGATGAATTGAAAAAAAGCTATAAGGTACTCGTTGCCGAAAATGGTCAAAAAGGGGTTGAGTTGGCCAAACAAAAATTGCCCGATTTGATATTGACAGATGTCATAATGCCCGTAATGAATGGTCTTGAATTATGTAAAGCTGTGAAAGCAGATTTAAAAACGAGTCATATTCCGTTGTTGATGCTTTCGGCCAAGGCACTGGTCCAAGACAAATTAGAAGGCATCGATTCAGGTGCAGATATGTACATGAGCAAACCTTTTGATATGGATGTTTTGAAATCCAGTTTGGGACAATTAATCAACAGTAGGCAAATCATGTTTGACAAGTTCTATAAGGGGATTACCAAAAATGCGAAAGAAAAAACGACTACGCTGGATAACGATTTTATTCAAAAAACACTAAATTTTATTCATGAAAATATCAACGAATCTGATTTGAGTGTTGAGGTTCTGGCATCAAAGGTTTTTTTAAGTAGAAGTCAATTGTATCGAAAAATTAAAACGTTAACGGGTGTTTCGGTAAATGAATTTATTCGAAATGTACGTTTAGAAAAAGCAAAAGAACTGATACAATTGGGCGATAGCAATATTAATGAAGTAAGTTATCAAGTTGGGTTCACCTCGGCTTCCTATTTTACAAAATGTTATAAAGCCAAGTTCGGACATCTGCCCACGCAGTTGGACAAAAACAAACCCGATTTAGAATAG
- a CDS encoding TonB-dependent receptor has translation MMIKLKFAIIALAMICTHSVVSQTKTIQGVVTDQTQLPLPGVNVSVKGTATGVVTNYDGSFVLDKVPANARIIFSFIGFTSKEVAVDGKSTINVSLIEDTNNLEEVVVVGYGTVNKKDLTGAVTTVKFNADVANQVTSVDQLLQGKAAGVQVTQNAGSLGSGISVKIRGTNSLRGNNEPLYVIDGVIISSAGEDVIASGGVGNSGQETQNGLSGINPRDIEGIQILKDASATAIYGSRGANGVVLITTKKGKKGKVKINSFITTSVRSITKKYDVLDGVDYANYQNEIDKNNSVKPRYQINGSQVFGVAYDAANNPTVSNTPAKIYNWQDELYRQGFSTKVGTSVSGGSDNGNYYISAGFDDQQGIVANSSLKSGDLRVNLNQDLNKNLKLEARVSGFFSSTDFTESGDLIGGSESFVNNVITYNPVVTGVIQNLGQDLGSANPYSWVNDFSDFAKEKRYIGSLGLTYELPLEGLSYQIQAGGDVRTKDRRRFYGVTTYQGANANGALQISTLNAASYQINNFLRFNRTFNDKHRINATAGVTYDVRNVENSIYAVENFVTTELTIKQPFLASVITQPLQFFKSDQQIFSILGRVNYTFNDKYILTASFRRDGVSKFSEENRYGSFPSFALAWRLGDEKFIKNLNLFDDLKLRAGWGQIGNHGIGPYGTLSNYGINGSLYGTPGNGTSVPLTLNNIANPNLTWETTQQLNFGLDFATKNKRFSGSIDMYDKTTKDLLQKSPIPTSSGFGSILINRGTISNKGLELALNVAPVSTDNFQINIGGNIAFNKTKIETLGIPLKDFYIDGAAQQKSFYYGDNISRGLTFKSPANVFVEGEELGLFYGYQSNGVYQTGDTDLPVGSKPGDERIVDQNKDGKINLLDRTFIGNPNPDFVYGFDLNFKIKRLTANFQFNGVYGNQIANGNLLRLANAEGDNDNILKATYTNAWRADNPSNTYPRIGFTTDNRPAITDRIIEDGSYLRLNNVTIGYDIPVEKSKFFERLNVYIAGQNLATWTHYSGYNPEITNFLYTGLIKGVDWNGSPNARTILLGLNINF, from the coding sequence ATGATGATAAAGTTAAAATTCGCAATAATTGCTCTGGCAATGATTTGCACGCATAGCGTAGTGTCGCAAACCAAGACCATCCAAGGGGTGGTAACAGATCAGACACAATTGCCTTTGCCTGGTGTAAATGTTTCAGTCAAAGGAACAGCTACAGGTGTTGTAACCAACTATGATGGTTCTTTTGTGCTAGATAAAGTTCCTGCAAACGCTAGAATTATATTTAGTTTCATAGGGTTTACTTCTAAAGAAGTTGCAGTGGATGGTAAAAGTACAATAAATGTAAGTCTTATTGAAGATACAAATAATCTAGAAGAGGTTGTAGTTGTTGGTTATGGTACTGTAAATAAAAAAGATTTAACTGGAGCTGTTACAACAGTGAAATTTAATGCTGACGTAGCTAATCAAGTAACGTCTGTAGACCAATTATTACAGGGTAAGGCAGCAGGAGTTCAAGTTACGCAAAATGCCGGATCATTAGGATCTGGTATTAGCGTAAAGATTAGAGGTACTAATAGTTTAAGGGGAAACAATGAGCCACTTTATGTTATTGATGGTGTTATTATATCTTCAGCAGGAGAAGATGTAATAGCTTCTGGAGGCGTAGGTAATTCAGGTCAAGAAACTCAAAATGGTTTAAGTGGTATTAATCCAAGGGATATTGAAGGGATTCAAATTTTAAAAGATGCATCAGCTACCGCTATTTATGGTTCTAGGGGAGCAAATGGAGTGGTATTAATAACAACAAAGAAAGGGAAAAAAGGGAAGGTTAAAATCAATTCGTTTATAACAACATCTGTAAGAAGTATCACAAAAAAATATGACGTTTTAGATGGTGTTGATTATGCTAACTATCAAAATGAAATAGATAAAAATAATAGTGTAAAGCCACGGTACCAAATAAATGGTTCGCAAGTATTTGGAGTTGCTTATGATGCAGCAAATAATCCAACAGTATCTAATACTCCTGCTAAAATTTATAATTGGCAAGATGAATTATACCGACAAGGATTTAGTACTAAGGTAGGAACGTCTGTTTCCGGAGGTAGTGATAATGGTAATTATTATATATCTGCAGGGTTTGACGATCAACAAGGTATTGTTGCTAATTCGAGTCTTAAAAGTGGTGATTTAAGAGTTAATTTAAATCAAGATCTTAATAAGAATTTAAAACTAGAAGCAAGAGTTAGTGGGTTTTTTAGCAGCACTGATTTTACAGAATCGGGAGATTTGATTGGGGGCAGTGAAAGCTTTGTAAATAATGTTATTACATATAATCCTGTAGTTACTGGAGTAATTCAAAATTTAGGGCAAGATTTAGGATCTGCAAACCCTTATTCATGGGTAAATGATTTTTCTGATTTTGCTAAAGAAAAAAGATATATTGGATCTTTAGGACTTACTTATGAACTTCCTTTAGAAGGTTTAAGTTATCAAATACAAGCAGGAGGAGACGTAAGAACAAAAGATAGAAGGCGTTTTTATGGAGTAACAACTTATCAAGGCGCTAATGCAAACGGGGCACTGCAAATATCAACTTTAAATGCAGCATCGTATCAAATTAATAATTTTTTAAGATTCAATAGAACATTTAATGATAAGCATAGAATAAATGCAACTGCAGGTGTTACCTATGATGTTAGAAATGTAGAAAATAGTATTTATGCTGTTGAAAATTTTGTAACGACAGAGCTTACTATAAAACAGCCATTTTTAGCTTCTGTAATTACTCAGCCATTACAATTTTTTAAATCAGATCAACAAATTTTTTCTATATTAGGGCGTGTAAATTATACCTTTAATGATAAATATATCCTAACAGCATCTTTCCGTAGAGATGGGGTGTCAAAATTCTCAGAGGAGAACAGATATGGATCTTTTCCTTCATTCGCACTGGCATGGAGACTTGGCGATGAAAAATTTATTAAAAATTTAAACCTTTTTGACGATTTAAAACTAAGAGCTGGTTGGGGACAAATAGGAAATCATGGTATTGGGCCTTACGGAACATTGTCTAATTATGGAATAAACGGATCCTTATATGGAACTCCTGGAAATGGAACAAGTGTACCTTTAACGCTAAATAACATTGCAAATCCTAACTTAACTTGGGAAACGACCCAACAACTAAACTTTGGTTTAGATTTTGCAACCAAAAACAAAAGGTTTTCTGGAAGTATTGACATGTATGATAAGACGACGAAGGACCTATTGCAAAAGAGTCCAATTCCAACATCTTCAGGATTTGGTTCTATACTTATAAATAGAGGAACCATTTCTAACAAAGGATTAGAACTAGCATTAAATGTAGCTCCTGTTTCCACAGACAATTTTCAAATAAATATAGGTGGAAATATAGCATTCAATAAAACTAAAATTGAAACTTTAGGGATTCCTTTAAAAGATTTTTATATAGATGGTGCTGCGCAACAAAAGTCTTTCTACTATGGAGATAATATTAGTCGTGGGCTTACATTCAAATCGCCGGCAAATGTATTTGTAGAAGGAGAAGAACTGGGTCTTTTTTATGGTTACCAAAGCAATGGTGTTTATCAAACAGGAGATACAGATCTACCAGTAGGTTCGAAACCGGGTGATGAAAGAATTGTAGATCAAAATAAAGACGGTAAAATCAATTTGTTGGATAGAACATTTATTGGAAATCCAAACCCAGATTTTGTTTATGGGTTTGATTTAAATTTCAAAATAAAAAGACTTACAGCTAATTTCCAATTTAATGGAGTTTACGGTAACCAAATTGCTAATGGTAACTTGTTGCGTTTAGCAAATGCAGAAGGCGATAATGATAACATATTAAAGGCCACCTATACTAATGCTTGGAGGGCAGACAATCCATCAAACACCTACCCAAGAATCGGATTTACGACCGATAACCGTCCTGCTATTACAGATCGAATTATTGAAGATGGTAGTTATTTGAGATTGAACAATGTGACTATTGGATATGATATCCCTGTTGAAAAAAGCAAGTTTTTTGAACGTCTGAATGTGTATATCGCAGGTCAAAATTTAGCAACCTGGACACATTATAGCGGTTACAATCCTGAGATTACAAACTTTTTATACACTGGACTTATAAAGGGTGTTGATTGGAATGGATCGCCTAATGCAAGAACTATATTATTAGGATTAAATATTAATTTCTAA